A window of Clupea harengus chromosome 24, Ch_v2.0.2, whole genome shotgun sequence genomic DNA:
AAATGCAATAATCAACATAATGTAGTGGATGGTAGAGAAATTACAGTGATTGATACACCAGGATTGTTTGATACAGATAAGCCTATGGAAGAACTAAGGGGTGAGCTGGAGAAGTGTGTTGAGATGTGTCTCCCTGGGCCTCATGCCTTCTTGCTGGTGATCAGATTAGATGTGAggttcacagaggaggagaacaatGCTGTGAAGTGGATCCAGGAGAACTTTGGTAAGGGGGCGCTGAAGTACACTATAGTGCTCCTCACTCATGGGGATGAGCTGAAGGGGAAACCAGTGGAGGATTTCCTGTGCAAAAGTCCTGCGCTATCATCTCTTACTAAACATGTTAGGGGTAGATATCACGTCTTCAACAATAAGAGTAAAGACAGGACTCAGGTCAGAGAGCTAAAGGAGAAAATTGAGGCCATGGTGAAGGAGAATGGGGGAGCAAACTACATCATTGAGATAGCAaaagtaggagcagcagcagggggaagagaaagagcagcagcaagagcagcagtggcagcaggtgCAGTAGCATCAGCAggaggagctgcagcagcagcagcagcaacagcagcagcagcaataggagcagcagcagtaggagcagcagcagtaggagcagtaggATCAGTAGGAGTAGCAGTAGTAGGAACAGTAGCaacagcagtaggagcagcagcagcagcaggaggtgaagtaggagcagcagtaggaggaggagcagcagcaggaggtgaAGTAGGAGCAGctgcagtaggagcagcagtagcagcaaaAGTAGGAGGACTAgtaggaggagcagcaggaggagcggcagcagcagcagtaggagcagcagtaggagcagctaTAGGCGCAATAGTGGCagctgcaggagcagcagcagtgggagcagcagtagcagaagCATTAGGAGCGGcaggagcagtaggag
This region includes:
- the LOC116219101 gene encoding GTPase IMAP family member 9-like, whose translation is MSQRAMKRASHSRCPANCSGDRTAYRPTPTPMTGLPNPTKHTHPPNTPPNVPPHSPAPSTSLVLNVSSTVSALRVVLLGKTGSGKSASANTILGMKAFKEDFSPESVTEKCNNQHNVVDGREITVIDTPGLFDTDKPMEELRGELEKCVEMCLPGPHAFLLVIRLDVRFTEEENNAVKWIQENFGKGALKYTIVLLTHGDELKGKPVEDFLCKSPALSSLTKHVRGRYHVFNNKSKDRTQVRELKEKIEAMVKENGGANYIIEIAKISLK